In Streptomyces canus, one DNA window encodes the following:
- a CDS encoding nuclear transport factor 2 family protein, producing MTIQTARLSDPAVRAFVSAVNAHDREAFLSLLAPGATMADDGSDRDLDEWIDREIFSSHGHLDVDKESNGGRSLLAHYSNDTWGEMRTRWDFTVAEDGRISRFETGQA from the coding sequence ATGACGATTCAGACCGCCAGACTCAGCGACCCGGCCGTCCGCGCCTTCGTCTCCGCCGTCAACGCCCATGACCGCGAGGCCTTCCTGTCCCTGCTCGCGCCCGGCGCGACCATGGCGGACGACGGCAGCGACCGTGACCTCGACGAGTGGATCGACCGGGAGATCTTCTCCTCCCACGGCCACCTCGACGTCGACAAGGAGTCCAACGGCGGCCGTTCCCTCCTCGCCCACTACAGCAACGACACCTGGGGCGAGATGCGCACCCGCTGGGACTTCACGGTCGCGGAGGACGGCAGGATCTCCCGCTTCGAGACCGGCCAGGCCTGA
- a CDS encoding aldo/keto reductase — MEITRTLGRSGIEVSALGFGCWAIGGEWQDADGRPLGWGKVDDEESVRAVHRALDLGITFFDTADTYGAGHSERVLGRALGKRRDDVIVATKWGNVFDEETRTRTGVDDTPAHARRALTASLDRLATDHVDLYQLHLNDLDPERAAELRDLCEEFVGEGLIRAYAWSTDDPARAAVFAQGEHCTAVQHALNVLQGTPEMLSLCEKLGLASINRSPLAMGLLAGKRQGPKDAGDIRSKPPAWLQGFGDGTSADPAWLSRIDALREILTSEGRTLAQGALAWLWARSPRTIPIPGFRSVAQAEQNAGAMEKGPLTAGQLTEVDSLLGR; from the coding sequence ATGGAGATCACACGCACTCTCGGTCGCTCCGGCATCGAGGTCAGCGCTCTCGGCTTCGGCTGCTGGGCGATCGGCGGCGAATGGCAGGACGCGGACGGCCGGCCCCTCGGCTGGGGCAAGGTCGACGACGAGGAGTCCGTACGGGCGGTGCACCGCGCCCTCGACCTCGGCATCACCTTCTTCGACACCGCGGACACCTACGGCGCCGGACACAGTGAACGGGTGCTCGGACGGGCGCTGGGCAAGCGCCGGGACGACGTCATCGTCGCCACCAAGTGGGGCAACGTCTTCGACGAGGAGACCCGCACCCGCACCGGCGTCGACGACACCCCGGCCCACGCCCGCCGCGCCCTCACGGCGTCCCTCGACCGGCTCGCCACCGACCATGTCGACCTGTACCAGCTGCACCTGAACGACCTGGACCCCGAGCGCGCGGCCGAACTCCGGGACCTGTGCGAGGAGTTCGTGGGTGAAGGGCTGATCCGCGCCTACGCGTGGAGCACCGACGACCCGGCCCGCGCCGCGGTGTTCGCGCAGGGGGAGCACTGTACGGCCGTGCAGCACGCGCTCAACGTGTTGCAGGGCACGCCCGAAATGCTCTCCCTGTGCGAGAAGTTGGGCCTGGCCAGCATCAACCGCAGTCCCCTCGCGATGGGGTTGCTGGCCGGCAAGCGCCAAGGGCCCAAGGACGCCGGCGACATCCGCAGCAAGCCCCCGGCCTGGCTCCAGGGCTTCGGCGACGGTACGTCCGCCGATCCGGCGTGGCTGTCCCGCATCGACGCGCTGCGGGAGATCCTCACCAGCGAGGGCCGCACCCTGGCTCAGGGCGCCCTGGCCTGGCTGTGGGCCCGGAGCCCGCGCACGATCCCGATCCCCGGCTTCCGGTCGGTGGCCCAGGCGGAACAGAACGCGGGGGCGATGGAGAAGGGGCCGCTCACCGCGGGGCAGCTGACCGAGGTCGACAGCCTTCTGGGACGGTGA
- a CDS encoding MazG-like family protein, translating into MSDHGMPSPDLWKSVDALWAWLETDQPVSGREGLLLRMLKLSEEVGEVSEAVIGAIGQNPRKGVSHTWEDVQGELCDVVITALVALRTLTPDTREVLHHHLARVTERSLGPGAA; encoded by the coding sequence ATGAGTGATCACGGCATGCCCTCTCCGGACCTCTGGAAGTCCGTCGACGCCCTGTGGGCCTGGCTGGAGACGGATCAGCCGGTGAGCGGCCGCGAAGGCCTCCTCCTGCGCATGCTGAAGCTCTCCGAGGAGGTCGGCGAGGTCTCCGAGGCCGTCATCGGGGCGATCGGCCAGAACCCTCGCAAGGGTGTCAGCCACACCTGGGAGGACGTGCAGGGTGAGCTGTGCGACGTGGTGATCACCGCATTGGTGGCGCTGCGCACGCTGACCCCGGACACCCGCGAGGTCCTCCACCACCATCTGGCCCGGGTGACGGAGCGTTCACTCGGCCCCGGGGCGGCCTGA
- a CDS encoding DoxX family protein, whose product MTAYDRRDLGLLLLRLGTGGVLAAHGAQKLLGWFGGGGIEGTGQFMESVGYTPGRASATAAGLAEAGGGTLLALGLATPAAGAAAAGAMAGASAVHAPNGFFNAGGGYEYAATLGLTAAGLAVTGPGRISLDHALGHTVNRGWMVPVALAATGLVTAAVVGARGLRLREKESGGDDAQTALFDEEEALFGE is encoded by the coding sequence GTGACCGCATACGACCGACGTGATCTGGGCCTGCTGCTCCTCCGGCTGGGAACCGGGGGTGTGCTGGCCGCCCACGGCGCGCAGAAACTGCTCGGCTGGTTCGGCGGGGGCGGCATCGAGGGGACCGGCCAGTTCATGGAGTCCGTCGGCTACACACCGGGCCGGGCGAGCGCCACGGCGGCGGGGCTGGCCGAGGCGGGCGGCGGCACCCTGCTGGCACTGGGCCTGGCGACCCCGGCGGCGGGCGCGGCGGCGGCCGGCGCGATGGCCGGCGCGTCCGCGGTACACGCCCCCAACGGCTTCTTCAACGCGGGCGGCGGCTACGAGTACGCGGCCACGCTGGGTCTCACGGCGGCGGGCCTGGCGGTGACGGGGCCGGGCCGGATCTCCCTGGACCACGCCCTCGGCCACACGGTCAACCGGGGATGGATGGTGCCGGTGGCCCTCGCGGCGACGGGGCTGGTGACCGCGGCGGTGGTGGGGGCGCGGGGTCTGCGACTGCGGGAGAAGGAGAGCGGGGGCGATGACGCCCAGACGGCGCTGTTCGACGAGGAGGAGGCGTTGTTCGGGGAGTAG